From the genome of Frateuria soli:
CGGCGCCTTCACCCGTGAATTTCCGACCGAGTTCACCAGCGGTTACAAGATCGCCTCGGTGGAGGTGGAGGACGGCAGCGGCCACCGCGCGCCGGTGCAGTGGATCGTCTCCGATACCCGCATGCAACTGCGCCTGCCCGAAGCGGTGAAGGCCAACGGTGGCAGCGTGCGCGTGCACATCGCCTGGAGTTTCACCGTGCCGGGCGAGTTCGGCGGACGCATGGACGTCAACCAGAGCAAGCACGGCGACATCTTCGAGATGGCGCAGTGGTACCCGCGCCTGTGCGTCTACGACGACCTGCGCGGCTGGGACACCGCGCCCTACCTCAACAGCGAGTTCTACCTGGAATACGGCGACTTCGACTACCGGATCACCGTGCCATCGGACATGATCGTCGCCGGCTCCGGCGAGCTGGTGAACCCGCAGGATGTGCTGACCCGCACGCAGATCGAGCGCCTGGACCGGGCCCGGCACAGCGACAGCACGGTGATGATCCGCACGCCGGCCGAAGTCACCGATCCGTCCAGCCGCCCGAAGCAGGGCGGCACGCTGACCTGGCACTTCCGCATGCAGAACACGCGCGACGTCGCCTTCGGCGCGTCCAGGGCGTTCGTGTGGGACGCCGCGCGGATCAACCTGCCGCACGGCAAGACCGCGCTGGCGATGTCGGTCTATCCGGTGGAGAGCGCGGGCAATGCCGCCTGGGGCCGCGCCACCGAATACCTCAAGGCCTCCACCGAGTACTTTTCGAAGGAGTGGTTCCCGTATCCCTGGCCGGTGGCGATCAACGAGGCCGGCACCGCCGGCGGCATGGAGTACCCCGGCATCACCTTCGATTCCAAGCGGGCCAGGGGCAGGAACCTGCACATGGTGATCGCGCACGAGATCGGGCACAGCTGGTTCCCGATGATCGTCGGCTCCAACGAACGCCGCCACGCTTGGATGGACGAGGGCTTCAACACCTTCATCGACATCGCCGAACACCAGGCCTTCAACCACGGCGAGTACGGACCCAAGCGCGACGGCGAGTACGCACCCAAGGGCGGCAACCCGGCCGACGAGATCGCTGCCGTGCTGGCCGATCCGGACGCGCCCGCCCTGCTCAACGGCGCCGACGAGACGAGCGAGACCTATCGGCATCCGATCAGCTACTTCAAGGGCGCTTTCGGCCTGGTATTGCTGCGCGAACAGATTCTGGGTCCGGAGCGTTTCGACGACGCCTTCCGCAAATACATCGCCACCTGGGCCTACCACCATCCGTCGCCGTCGGACTTCTTCCGCTTCATGGAAAGCGAGGCGGGCGAGGACCTGGGCTGGTTCTGGCGCGGCTGGTACCAGCACAACTGGCCGTTCGACATGGCGGTGCGCAAGGTCCAGCCGGTCGACGGCAACTGGGTGCACGGCGCCGCGGTCACCGTGGCGAACCTGGATCCGCTGGTGCTGCCCAACACGCTGCGGCTGACCTACGACGACGGCAGCACCAGGGACGTGCGCGTGCCGGTGGAGACCTGGCAGCAGCACCGCGAGTACGTGGTGCGGGTGGCCGGGTCGCGCAGGGTGGCGTCGGCGACGCTCGATCCGGCGCATAAGCTGCCGGAGGCCGACCGCTCGAACGACACGCTGCGGGTCAGGTAGGCAAAGGCCTCCCCCTCTCCCAACCCTCTCCCCCGGGCAGGGCCGGGGGAGAGGGAACAGGTAGGCGTGCGGCGTCTGGCTGCCTCCTTTCGGAGCCGGCTCGGGGAGAGGAGCAGGCAGCTTGCCGCGATGAGCCCCCTCTCCCCCGGCCCTGCCGGGGGAGAGGGTTGGGGGAGAGGGGGAGGCTCTTCGATACTCCGGCGAAACACATCGCCCACGAGTGGGGCTCTACAATTTCGGCAGCCGCTGCTGAAACCTGGCCATCCCTTCCCAGGGATCGGCTTCCAGCTTCCGCGCCCGCTCCAGCGCCGCCTGCATCCCGAACGCCGCGCCGCCTTCCACCTTCCCCAGCTCCTCCCACCGCAACGGCATCGCCACCGGCGCCCCCTTGCGCGCCCGCAAGGACCAGCTGCACACGCTGGTCGCCCCGCGCGCGTTGCGCAGCCAGTCGATGAAGATCTTCCCCTCCCGCCGCGCCTTGCTGGCAGTGGCGATGTAGCGCCCCGGCTCGCGCTCGACCATCGCATCGGCCACCCGTTCGCAGAAATCCTTCACCGCCTGCCAGCCGGGCCCGCGCCGGAACGGGACCACCACGTGCAGTCCCTTGCCGCCGCTGGTGCGCACGAAGCTCGTCAATTGCATGTCCCCGAGCAGGTCGCGGATACCGCGCGCGCCCTCCACCACCGCCTCCCACGACACCCCGGGCGCGGGGTCCAGGTCAAGCACGATGCGGTCGGGCGAATCGGGCCGGTCCACGCGCGAACCCCAGGGATGGAATTCGATGGTGTTCATCTGGACCAGCTGCAACAGGCCCTTGCGGTCGCGGATGTAGACGTACTCGCCCTCGCCGCCCTGCTTCTCCTCGAGCGCTACCGGGCGCACGCTGGAGCCGAGCTTGGCCGCGTGGTGCTTCTGGAAGAAGCAGGCGCTGTCGGTGCCGCCCGGGCAGCGGACCATCGACAGGGGCCGGTTGATCAGCCCGGGAAGAATCCAGTCGGCGACGGCCGCGTAATAGGCGGCCACCTCGCCCTTGGCGATGCCGTCGTCCGGATAGACCACGCGGGCCGGGTGGGTGATCCGCACGCCGGCGACCTCGATGGGCTTGTCGCTCACGTCCGGCCCTTGATCCTGCGGGAGCACCGCTGGACACGACCGCAGTGCCTCCGGTCGCTCCCGGGGGCGCCGCTGCCAGGGGCGATCGCAGGCCTCATCCGGCCTTGCGTCCCTTGCGCGCGCCGGTCGCCTTCTTCGCCGGGCTCTTGCGCGAGGCCTTCTTCGCCGCGGGCTCGGCCTTCTTGGCGGCCTTCTTCGCCGCCGGCTTCTTCTCCGCCTTCTCCGCTTTCTCCGGTCCCTCCTTGCCCTTGGCCGGCGTGCGCTGCTTGCCCTCGATGCTCTTCTTGAGCAGCGCCATGAAGTCGACCACGTTGGTGGTGGCGTTGGCGTGCGCGGGCTCCTCTTCCTCCAGCGTCGTCGTGACGCCCTTGCTCTTGAGCCGCTGCTCGATCACCGCGGTCAGCCGCTCGCGGAACTCGTCCTTGTAGTTCTCCGGCTCGAACTTGCCGGACATCGACTCGATCAGTTCGCCGGCCATGTCCAGCTCGCGGTCGCTGATGCGGTACTCGGACACCGCCTTGTCCGGCAGCGCGTACTCGTCGGCATCGACCAGCTCCTGCGGGAAGCGCAGCAGGATCAGCATCAGCGCCTCGTCCTCCGGCATCACCGCGCACAGGTACTCGCGGGTGCGGATGACCACCCGCGCGATGCCGATCTTGCCGGTGCGCTTGAGCGTCTCGCGCAGCAGCACGTAACCCTTCTCGGCCTTTTTGCCGGGCACCAGGAAGTAGGGCTTCTCGAAGTACGCCGGGGTGAGCTGGCCGGCATCGATGAAGGTGTCGATCTCGACCGTCTCGTGCGCCTCGGCGGCCGCATTGCGGATGTCCGACTCCTCCAGCACCACGTAGCTGCCCTTGGAGTACTCGTATGCCTTGACGATGTCCTTCCAGGGCACCTCTTCGCCCGATTCGGCGTTGACGCGCTCGTAACGCACCGGCTGATTGTTGCGCTGGTCGAGCATGCGGAAGTGCAGGTCGACCTTGCGCTCGGCGGTCATCAGGCGGATCGGGACGTTCAGCAGCCCGAACGACAGCGTGCCGGTCCAGATGGGGCGAGCCATGGCTTACCTCCATAAGTGGCGGGTCCGGAGGTTTGACACGCGGGGCGTGCATGAAACGCCAAAGCCCCGCGCTGGCACCCACGCCGGCGATCGTCCAGACTTGCCCCGATGAGCGCCCTGCCCGCCACCGCCCGCCTGCTTGCCTGCGCCGCCCTGCTGTGGCCGCTGGCCACCCACGCGGCGGAGCACCGCTACCGCTACGACACGGTGCACAGCCAGGTTCTCTTCAGCGTGAGCCACGATGGCTACTCGCGCCCGTTCGGCCGCCTGCACATCGCCCGCGGCTGGCTGCGCTTCGACCCGGACGACTGGAGCCGCGCCGCCACGGCGCTGGACATCGACCTGGCCAGCCTGGACATGGGCGATGCCGACTGGAACGCCGCGGTGCTCAAGCCCGCCTTGCTCGACGCGGGCAAGGCGCGCTACGCCCACTTCGCCAGCACCTCGGTCGAGCGCAAGGACGACAGCCACGGAGTGCTGCACGGGAACCTGACCCTGCGCGGCGTCACCCGCCCGATCGACATCCCGTTTACGTTCAACCGCCAGGCGCGCACCATCTTCGGCCTGCACACCATTGCCGGGTTTTCCGCCAACACCATGCTTGACCGTACCGATTTCGGCATGACCGCCCATCCAGACTCGATCGGCCAGCACGTTTCCGTGTGGCTGGAGATCGAGGCCATCCGCGAGGAACGCCGCCGGGAGAGCGCCGATGCTGCGCAATGACGAGTGGCGTTGGGGCGCGGTCGCCAAGTTCTTCCACTGGACGATCGCGCTGCTGATCCTGGGCAACGGCACGTTCGGCCTGCTGATGGACCTGGCCAGCTCGCCGATGCAGAAGGTCAACTGGATGGCGCTGCACAAGTCGATCGGCCTGACCGTGCTGGCGCTATTGGCGCTGCGCGTGCTCTGGCGGGCATTCAACCGCCCGCCGCGCGAACTGCCGGCCCCGCGCTGGCAGCTCTGGGCCGCGCGCGCGGTCCACGCGGTGCTCTATGTGCTGGTGGCCGCGCTGCCGCTGTCGGGCTGGTGGTTCAACTCGGTGCGTGGCTACCCGCTGCAGTTCTTCAAGCTGTTCAACCTACCCGCTATCGCGGCGAAGAACCCGGACCTGCGCCACCTCTCGCACGAGGTGCACGAGTACCTGTTCTGGATCCTGCTGCTGGTGCTCGTCGCCCACGTCGGCGCGGCGCTCAAGCACCATGTGTTCGACAACGACGACGTGCTCCGCCGGATGTGGCCGTTCGCCCGCCTTCGCCGGGAAACCAAAGGAGATTGACGCATGATCCGACCGGCCCCTGGACGCCTGACTTCGCTGCTGCTGTGCCTCGCCCTGCCGATGGCCGCCTCGGCGACCGATTACCGTGTGCTGCAGGACCAGAGCACGCTCGGCTTCAGCGCAACCTTCCAGGGTGCGCCGTTCCAGGGCAGCTTCACGCAGTGGCACGCGGCAATCCGCTTCGACCCGGCGCACCTGGCGGACTCGAGGTTCGACGTGACGGTCGACACCACCAGCGCCAACACCGGCGATGCCGACCGCGATGGCGCGCTGCCCGGCGCGGATTTCTTCAACGCGACCAGGTACCCGCAAGCGCGCTACACGGCGACCGAGTTCGTCCAGGCCGGCACCCACGCGATCGCGCGCGG
Proteins encoded in this window:
- a CDS encoding cytochrome b, with the translated sequence MLRNDEWRWGAVAKFFHWTIALLILGNGTFGLLMDLASSPMQKVNWMALHKSIGLTVLALLALRVLWRAFNRPPRELPAPRWQLWAARAVHAVLYVLVAALPLSGWWFNSVRGYPLQFFKLFNLPAIAAKNPDLRHLSHEVHEYLFWILLLVLVAHVGAALKHHVFDNDDVLRRMWPFARLRRETKGD
- a CDS encoding Ku protein: MARPIWTGTLSFGLLNVPIRLMTAERKVDLHFRMLDQRNNQPVRYERVNAESGEEVPWKDIVKAYEYSKGSYVVLEESDIRNAAAEAHETVEIDTFIDAGQLTPAYFEKPYFLVPGKKAEKGYVLLRETLKRTGKIGIARVVIRTREYLCAVMPEDEALMLILLRFPQELVDADEYALPDKAVSEYRISDRELDMAGELIESMSGKFEPENYKDEFRERLTAVIEQRLKSKGVTTTLEEEEPAHANATTNVVDFMALLKKSIEGKQRTPAKGKEGPEKAEKAEKKPAAKKAAKKAEPAAKKASRKSPAKKATGARKGRKAG
- a CDS encoding M1 family metallopeptidase: MKALAACALALATTLAAAADAPRYDPLQTFAPFSYPDPVNAYRSADGKPGPLFWQNRADYAIEATLDPASRLLTGHETITYTNHSPSALDVLWLQLDQNRYKPDARGAFTREFPTEFTSGYKIASVEVEDGSGHRAPVQWIVSDTRMQLRLPEAVKANGGSVRVHIAWSFTVPGEFGGRMDVNQSKHGDIFEMAQWYPRLCVYDDLRGWDTAPYLNSEFYLEYGDFDYRITVPSDMIVAGSGELVNPQDVLTRTQIERLDRARHSDSTVMIRTPAEVTDPSSRPKQGGTLTWHFRMQNTRDVAFGASRAFVWDAARINLPHGKTALAMSVYPVESAGNAAWGRATEYLKASTEYFSKEWFPYPWPVAINEAGTAGGMEYPGITFDSKRARGRNLHMVIAHEIGHSWFPMIVGSNERRHAWMDEGFNTFIDIAEHQAFNHGEYGPKRDGEYAPKGGNPADEIAAVLADPDAPALLNGADETSETYRHPISYFKGAFGLVLLREQILGPERFDDAFRKYIATWAYHHPSPSDFFRFMESEAGEDLGWFWRGWYQHNWPFDMAVRKVQPVDGNWVHGAAVTVANLDPLVLPNTLRLTYDDGSTRDVRVPVETWQQHREYVVRVAGSRRVASATLDPAHKLPEADRSNDTLRVR
- the ligD gene encoding non-homologous end-joining DNA ligase translates to MSDKPIEVAGVRITHPARVVYPDDGIAKGEVAAYYAAVADWILPGLINRPLSMVRCPGGTDSACFFQKHHAAKLGSSVRPVALEEKQGGEGEYVYIRDRKGLLQLVQMNTIEFHPWGSRVDRPDSPDRIVLDLDPAPGVSWEAVVEGARGIRDLLGDMQLTSFVRTSGGKGLHVVVPFRRGPGWQAVKDFCERVADAMVEREPGRYIATASKARREGKIFIDWLRNARGATSVCSWSLRARKGAPVAMPLRWEELGKVEGGAAFGMQAALERARKLEADPWEGMARFQQRLPKL
- a CDS encoding YceI family protein, with amino-acid sequence MIRPAPGRLTSLLLCLALPMAASATDYRVLQDQSTLGFSATFQGAPFQGSFTQWHAAIRFDPAHLADSRFDVTVDTTSANTGDADRDGALPGADFFNATRYPQARYTATEFVQAGTHAIARGTLTLRGESHPLNLTVTYTPQPDGTALMDVSGTLKRLDYGVGGGEYADTSVIGNDVTVKAHLVLAPK
- a CDS encoding YceI family protein, which gives rise to MSALPATARLLACAALLWPLATHAAEHRYRYDTVHSQVLFSVSHDGYSRPFGRLHIARGWLRFDPDDWSRAATALDIDLASLDMGDADWNAAVLKPALLDAGKARYAHFASTSVERKDDSHGVLHGNLTLRGVTRPIDIPFTFNRQARTIFGLHTIAGFSANTMLDRTDFGMTAHPDSIGQHVSVWLEIEAIREERRRESADAAQ